A segment of the Leptolyngbya sp. NIES-3755 genome:
TTCCAAGTCAAATCAGAAATCAGTCGATGGTCTTGGTGAGCATCCTGCTTGTAATGCGTCAGGATCAGATCCGGTGAAAATGCTTGGCTGAGTTCGTTAAAGTACTCTTTGATTTCAGCACCCACAAACGGAAAGAAACTATTGCGGAAGTTTTTCACCACAATGTTTTCCACTTTTGCGCCTGCTAGAAATCGATCGGCACTCTCGAATGCTTCTTTCGATCGAACTTCACTAGAGCTAAACACAACCCAGTAAAAGACCGCATTCGGATACTCTTCAATCAGTCGCAGAATCGTTCCACCACAACCGATTTCAATATCATCACAATGAGCACCGAGACACAGAATTTTGTACTCTGCATCTTTTCCTCGATCGAACATCAACTTCAGCATTTTCTACCTTTTTATCTAGAGCGTTTTACGAGTCTTCCAAACTTCCCAAGGTGGATTCCCTTGAGAGTACAAATCATCAAGGTTCTGCTTGTCGCGGAAGGTATCCATACAAGTCCAGAAGCCATCATAGTTGTAGGAAACCAATTGCTCTTTCTCGATCAATCGTTGGAATGGCTCCAGCACCAATTCTTCACCTGCCTCCATGTATCTGAAAATCTCAGTTTTGAGCGCGAAGAATCCACCGTTAATTCTCAAATCTGCATTGTTCACATGTTCAATGCTTTTCACCAGTCCATCTTCTTGTGAAGACACCACATGGAACGTTTGAGTCGGTTTCACAGACAAGAAGCTTGCAATTTTGTCATGCCGCATAAAGTGATTGATGAAATCATCCAAGGGCAAATTGCTCAAACCATCACTGTAGTTCGCCAGGAACATCTCTTCGCCTTCGAGGTACTTCTCGACTGCTTTCAGGCGTTGTCCAATGTTAGAGTACAATCCCGTATCGACAAAGGTGATTCGCCAATCGTGAATGTCACTGCCAATCATTTGTACCTGCTTTCCACCAGCCGACAGTACAAAATCATTGGAAAGACATTCGTTGTAGTTCAAAAAGTACTCTTTGATGTAATCCGCTTTGTAACCCAGACAGAGAATAAAGTCTTTGTGACCATAGTAGGCGTAGTACTTCATCAAGTGCCAGAGAATGGGACGATACCCGATGTTGACCATTGGTTTCGGAATCTTTTCCGAATAGTCTCTCAGTCGGGTGCCTAGACCGCCACAAAACAATACAACTTTCATGCAGATATCCCTCTCAATGAATTGCTCTTAGACTTCCCTTAGTTTCCTGGGTAATGTTCGCTGCTTGTTGTAGCTTCACAAATCGATCGCTTCTTTCAGCAAATCTGTGTCGATCAATGCTTCTGCAACTCGCCTAATCGCATCAAATTCAAACCCCGATCGCTCTGCAATGTCTAACAATGAATGCTGTCCATCAGATAAATTCAATGTCCACAACAGTGCAAGTTCATTCAATCCGGTTCCAGATGTTCCTCCAATTGATCGATAAAGTCCTCGTCGTCCCAATTGCGGTTCACACTTCGGATTTTGATTGATGTAGGTTCGGTTATGTTCTAACACTGACAATACATTTAAGCACTTTAAAAATGAATCAGTGAGAGGTTCAGGTTGAATGAAATCTAGATTATCGGCTGAAGTGTGATATTCAGAAAACTTACTGTTTGGCGATCGCATAAAGCACCCCACAGGTAAGTTAAATCCAGGTGAACAAAACTGTCGCTCATCGTAGCCATACGGGAAGAAATCAATGATGTTATAGTCTTGCTCCGAATGTTTTAGAATATGACTAACGGCACGATCGATTTCTGCATCTCCTCGCCGACTTTTCTTGTATGTGGACTTTCCAGGATCACCCAAGCAGCTTAGCACTAAACCATGCTTGATTCGATGTACTTGATCCTCATTTTGACTGAGCCAGGTAATTGATCCGATCGTCGCTGGAATAAAGATAAAGCGGTAGGAATAGCGATGAGCAATCTCGCTTAATAGTTTAGCTAAATGAACTGCGATCGCAATTCCCGACAAGTTATCATTCGCCAAAGAAGGATGGCAAGCATGACAAGAAATCAGCACTTCATCTTCAATCTCACCAGGCAAGTAATACTCACCGTAAGTTAAATATCCAGGTTCTAAGCTCGAATCGATGCAAACTTCGTACTGATCCTCTGGCAGTTCTAGTAGCTGCTTGTGAGTCAGGCAGAATCCCCAAGTGTCTTTGTAGTAAGACGTGCGATAGGGAATCCAATCGGGATGCTCTGGCAAGCTGAATAGATGCGGTTTCAACTCCTCCAGCGACATCGTTTCATGTACTGGAATGCTGTAATTGACGACGTGAAGATTGTGCTTCTGGAAATCGATGACTCGATCGCCGTTTGAGTTCTTCACATACGCATCCCGAATGTTCCACTCACGCGGCACTATCCAGTCAAACACCTGTGTCCCTGTCGGCACTTCAAAGCGTTTCAACGGGATAAAGCGCTCGATCTGACGCAGCGTTTCCCGAAATCCATCGCCTGTGATACTGCGACAAATCGGATAAAGTTCAGAAGCAAAACGGTGAAGATCTTTACCGATCGCTTCAGGGACTAGAACTGTCTTGAGATCAGTAATGTTCATTGTTCCTAATGGGACAGCAGAGCAGTAGGCGGTTGAAACACTAATTCACCTTCAGGCGGCGGCGTATCTTCGTAGAGTGCGACAACTTCTTCGGGTAATCGAGCTAAATCACTCGCTCTCATGAAGTCTCGTAATGCAGTGCCAGTCGAAGCATTATCTACATTCGGCGCACCTTTCTTGGCAATCAAATCATCAAGATGCACTGTTCTGAAATCGATACTAAAGCGAGTCCGTCCAGACGTATTGGGAACGGTCGAGTGCATCTGTGCACCAGAGAACAACATCACGCCACCCACTTCGCAGACCAATCGAACTTGGGGATCAATCTCAACAGGTTCTTCTGCACGAGGTTGGAAGCGCGTATCTTTTTTGATGTGCTGTGCAGCAGTCTTACGCCCTGTATTGTTGTATTCGTAATAGTTAAAGCCACTCGAACTATTCTTAACTCCCTGGCTCCAATATTTCGGATGGAATGCCATCGAGCTTTCTGACTCGAACTCATACACCGGAAGCCACCAATTTACCTGGCTAGGAGGTGCACAGTACCAAGTATCTCGATGCGGATGAAACGGATAACCCACTCCTGCGGTGAGATAAGCGTGGCTTGTGATGATCTTCAGGCGTGGAACATCAAAATAGGTTTTTTCTAAGTCGTAGCCGTATTCTTCCAGAATCTTTTGAATCAGTTGCTTTGACTTAGGATGATGAATAAAGCCGGGTTTTAGTGGAGCCGCGATCGCAACAAATTCTTCAACACTCAATTCATGCTGCGCCATTGTCGGATCGAGCGGTGAAAATGCAGCTTCAATCATTTCACGAGCATGTTCACACAGCGCCAACATACTCGGACGGGGCGAAAATACGAAAAGCTGACCGTCGTAGATTCGTTCGCGTCTCAATTCGTCGCTAACCGGGGAATCAAAGAAAACAGTGTGCATAGAGCTTCCTTAGCTAAAAAGGGACAATCATCGACCAAGCAATCTGCTCGATCGATGTCCTGCTTAAAGTCCAATGCCTTCGTAACGCTCGATCGAATGCTTATCCAACAATCGACGACCATCTACGAAAACAGGTTGGGGATTGAGTTGAGCTATCAGTTCAGGAACAGCGCGAAACTCGTCCCAGCGGGTAACAAGGACGATCGCATCAACGCCCTCGATCGCGCCCTGTAAGCTGTCGCAGAGTTCTACCTCATCGGGATTGAGTAGCTTTGCTGCTTCTGAGTTCGCAACCGGATCGTAGGCTTTGAGTGTTGCATTCTGCGCCTTCAATGCCTTAATCAAAGGAATCGCTGGCGTTTCACGCATGTCATTTGTGTTGGGTCTAAAAGAAAGTCCCAAGATTGCAACTTTCACGCCATCTAGTGACGGAAAATGCTTGTTCAACCGAGCAATCACTTGCTGGGGTTGAGATTGATTAACTTTGATCACCGCGTCTAACAAGGGCATCTGGCTCTGATGTTTCTCACCATGAGCAATCAAAGCTTTCACGTCTTTGGGTAGGCAGCTTCCACCAAATCCGCAACCAGCGGCGAGGAAGCTTGTAATCGGGGGAACAATTCGCTCCCCATTCGGTAGCACAGTCGTCAAATAACGGCTGTTGTGTACACCCTTCATCACTTCTACGATGTCGGTATTGCCGATCGCAGAACAGAGATTGCCAATCTCATTCGAGAAGGAAATCAGCAATGCTAACAATGAATTTGAGGTGTACTTGATCATCTCAGCGGTTGAGTTGTTCGTTCTGAGTCGATCGACTCCCTCAAATCCGGTATAGAGCGCGTCTAACTGATCGATGCTGCGATCGTCAATGCCGCCCAGCACAATGCGATCGGGATACATAAAATCGTCGATCGCTTCTCCTTCGGTGAGAAATTCCGGGTTCATTCCCACACCAAAGTCAACGCCTGCTTTTTTGCCGGAAGCAGTTTCGAGAATCGGTAGTACAACCTGATCTGTCGTTCCAGGAACCACAGTACTTTTCACAACTACCAAATGGTAAGTTGATTTCTCTTTAAGAGCTTCACCAATCTGTTGAGCAACTTGTTTGACGAAAGTTAAATCAACTTCCTTTCCATCAAACGGCGTTCCAACTGCAATCAAAGAAAGCTCAGTATCTAGAATCGCTTGACGAAAATCCGTAGTAGCTTTTAGACCAGAATGAATGTTGCGCTCTAGTAGCTCGTTCAATCCAGGTTCATAAAAAGGAGAAATGCCTTGATTGATCTTATCAACCTTCGATTGATCCACATCAACGCAGACGACTTCATGTCCTTTCTCAGCAAAGCAAACTCCAGACACTAAGCCGACATAGCCTGTTCCAATAATCGAAACTCGCATTTAGGCATCCTCCGCTTCTTGGTTGTCTTGATACCAAATCAGCGATCGACGAAGCCCTTCCTCGATCGAGATCGTCGGATTGTAGCCCAGATGTGTTCTCGCTTTTTCAATCACCGGACAGCGACGATTCGGATTGTCAACAAGGTAATCTTTATCTTCGCTGACTTTGCGAACGACTCTGCCTGTGTATCCGAATAGATCTTTTGAGATGGAAACCACTCGCTCTGCTAGTTCTGCAACTGAGATTTCTGGTGTCTCGATCCCAATGTTGTAAGCTTCACCTGGATGACCTTTGACCAGTACTTTGTAGTATCCCGTGATCGAATCGGCTGAATAGCAGAATGTTCGCTTCGGTGAGCCATCAGATAGCATCGTAATGTCACGATCGCTGAATACATCACGAGCAAAATCGGGGAGCAAACGTCGATCGGTGATTTTCAAACCAGGTCCATAGTTATTAAACGGACGAGCAGATTTGATCGGTAAACCATATTGCTGGGCGAAGTTCACACAGAGCGTTTCACCATAGCGCTTTGCTTCGTCATAACAGGCACGAGGACCAGTACAGGAAACATTGCCGCGATAGTCTTCGGGTGTAGGAATGTTCTCTGGAGTCGGATCACCGTAGATTTCACTGCTAGAGAAGAAGAGAAATCCACCGACTTCTTTTCCTTGGTCTCGCTGGTTTTTGAAGTATTCCAGCAAGTTCCGCAGTCCGTTGACATTGGCATCCATTGTGCCGATCGGATCTTTGCGATAGAACGTCGGAGAAGCGATCGAGGCTGCATGAATGATGTACTGAAAGTCGCCCATGTCCGCTGGCAACGGCTGCGTCATGTCATGTTTCAACAGCGTCAA
Coding sequences within it:
- a CDS encoding glucose-1-phosphate cytidylyltransferase (similar to AA sequence:cyanobase_aa:LBDG_45820) translates to MKVVLFCGGLGTRLRDYSEKIPKPMVNIGYRPILWHLMKYYAYYGHKDFILCLGYKADYIKEYFLNYNECLSNDFVLSAGGKQVQMIGSDIHDWRITFVDTGLYSNIGQRLKAVEKYLEGEEMFLANYSDGLSNLPLDDFINHFMRHDKIASFLSVKPTQTFHVVSSQEDGLVKSIEHVNNADLRINGGFFALKTEIFRYMEAGEELVLEPFQRLIEKEQLVSYNYDGFWTCMDTFRDKQNLDDLYSQGNPPWEVWKTRKTL
- a CDS encoding hypothetical protein (hypothetical protein FraEuI1c_0189;~similar to AA sequence:cyanobase_aa:LBDG_45800), yielding MHTVFFDSPVSDELRRERIYDGQLFVFSPRPSMLALCEHAREMIEAAFSPLDPTMAQHELSVEEFVAIAAPLKPGFIHHPKSKQLIQKILEEYGYDLEKTYFDVPRLKIITSHAYLTAGVGYPFHPHRDTWYCAPPSQVNWWLPVYEFESESSMAFHPKYWSQGVKNSSSGFNYYEYNNTGRKTAAQHIKKDTRFQPRAEEPVEIDPQVRLVCEVGGVMLFSGAQMHSTVPNTSGRTRFSIDFRTVHLDDLIAKKGAPNVDNASTGTALRDFMRASDLARLPEEVVALYEDTPPPEGELVFQPPTALLSH
- a CDS encoding NAD-dependent epimerase/dehydratase (similar to AA sequence:cyanobase_aa:LBDG_45780), producing MSAMSSVGVSLNDESLMTNQTKTQQRAKDIIAEDLDYICGNLAEEFGTMAGKNLLITGGAGFLGYYFVKAVLHWNQKKDAPQQIRLTVYDNYSRGVPTWLTDLKDDPTLTLLKHDMTQPLPADMGDFQYIIHAASIASPTFYRKDPIGTMDANVNGLRNLLEYFKNQRDQGKEVGGFLFFSSSEIYGDPTPENIPTPEDYRGNVSCTGPRACYDEAKRYGETLCVNFAQQYGLPIKSARPFNNYGPGLKITDRRLLPDFARDVFSDRDITMLSDGSPKRTFCYSADSITGYYKVLVKGHPGEAYNIGIETPEISVAELAERVVSISKDLFGYTGRVVRKVSEDKDYLVDNPNRRCPVIEKARTHLGYNPTISIEEGLRRSLIWYQDNQEAEDA
- a CDS encoding GDP-mannose 6-dehydrogenase (similar to AA sequence:cyanobase_aa:LBDG_45790); its protein translation is MRVSIIGTGYVGLVSGVCFAEKGHEVVCVDVDQSKVDKINQGISPFYEPGLNELLERNIHSGLKATTDFRQAILDTELSLIAVGTPFDGKEVDLTFVKQVAQQIGEALKEKSTYHLVVVKSTVVPGTTDQVVLPILETASGKKAGVDFGVGMNPEFLTEGEAIDDFMYPDRIVLGGIDDRSIDQLDALYTGFEGVDRLRTNNSTAEMIKYTSNSLLALLISFSNEIGNLCSAIGNTDIVEVMKGVHNSRYLTTVLPNGERIVPPITSFLAAGCGFGGSCLPKDVKALIAHGEKHQSQMPLLDAVIKVNQSQPQQVIARLNKHFPSLDGVKVAILGLSFRPNTNDMRETPAIPLIKALKAQNATLKAYDPVANSEAAKLLNPDEVELCDSLQGAIEGVDAIVLVTRWDEFRAVPELIAQLNPQPVFVDGRRLLDKHSIERYEGIGL
- a CDS encoding hypothetical protein (similar to AA sequence:cyanobase_aa:LBDG_45830); protein product: MLKLMFDRGKDAEYKILCLGAHCDDIEIGCGGTILRLIEEYPNAVFYWVVFSSSEVRSKEAFESADRFLAGAKVENIVVKNFRNSFFPFVGAEIKEYFNELSQAFSPDLILTHYKQDAHQDHRLISDLTWNSYRNHLVLEYEIPKYDGDIGNPNFYVPISETICQRKIQTLMEVFETQKKRQWFTEDTFEAILRLRGIESNSPSKFAEAFYSRKLVF
- a CDS encoding hypothetical protein (conserved hypothetical protein;~similar to AA sequence:cyanobase_aa:LBDG_45810), which gives rise to MNITDLKTVLVPEAIGKDLHRFASELYPICRSITGDGFRETLRQIERFIPLKRFEVPTGTQVFDWIVPREWNIRDAYVKNSNGDRVIDFQKHNLHVVNYSIPVHETMSLEELKPHLFSLPEHPDWIPYRTSYYKDTWGFCLTHKQLLELPEDQYEVCIDSSLEPGYLTYGEYYLPGEIEDEVLISCHACHPSLANDNLSGIAIAVHLAKLLSEIAHRYSYRFIFIPATIGSITWLSQNEDQVHRIKHGLVLSCLGDPGKSTYKKSRRGDAEIDRAVSHILKHSEQDYNIIDFFPYGYDERQFCSPGFNLPVGCFMRSPNSKFSEYHTSADNLDFIQPEPLTDSFLKCLNVLSVLEHNRTYINQNPKCEPQLGRRGLYRSIGGTSGTGLNELALLWTLNLSDGQHSLLDIAERSGFEFDAIRRVAEALIDTDLLKEAIDL